TCACAGCCCTGCCCTGCTACCCTGGCTCAGCCCAGAGCTGCTACGACAGGACCTGCATGGCTATGGGGTGAAGTCAGACATCTACAGTCTGGGGATAGTAGTCTGTGAGCTGGTCAGTGGCAGGGTGCCTTTCCAGGACATGCCCCCTACACAGGTACTGGGGCCTTACATACATACAGCACAATGCCATACGCTAGGGCTGTTCTCATACATTACAAaacatagttcagtctgtgagaGTCTCTCgtcttttctccatctctctccctctgtgtgactgtgtccatgtgtccatatgtctgtgtctctccctccagATGCTGCTCCAGAAGCTGCGTGGGTCCCACTGCTGCCTGCTGGACGTGGCCCCCCTCCCCCTAGGGGAGCTAGGGGGGCTGAAGGTGTCCCGCTCCGGGGTGGACTCTGGCATCGGGGAGAGTGTTGCCACGGGCAGCCTGACCCACACCGCCACCGCCGAGAGACCTCAGAGCCCCGCCCCCAAGAACCACTCGGCCACCCTGCACAACCTGGTCCAGCTGTGTCTGCAACAGCAGCCCGACTGCAGGTGAGAcatacacgtgcgcacacacaccgaACGCAacgcacacaccaacacacacaccgaatGCAGGTGAGACACGCACACAGGAGCAGCAGACGTTATACACACGGGCTCTGGTACCTCCGTTTGAAGTCGGTTCTTTCATTCAAGGAACAATTTTAAATGTTCTTGTGTTCTGTCTGAATTTCTGTCATTTTTGAAAGGCATGTAATATGTGAGATTCCAAGTGCTGCTAGATATGACAGTGTTGTGGGACATTAAGACACGGTGTGACTGCTAGATATGACAGTGTTGTGGGACATTAAGGCACGGTGTGACTGCTAGATATGACAGTGTTGTGGGACATTAAGACACGGTGTGCCTGCTAGATATGACAGTGTTGTGGGACATTAAGGCACGGTGTGACTGCTAGATATGACAGTGTTGTGGGACATTAAGACACGGTGTGACTGCTAGATATGACAGTGTTGTGGGACATTAAGACACAGTGTGACTGCTAGATATGACAGTGTTGTGGGACATTAAGACACGGTGTGCCTGCTAGATATGACAGTGTTGTGGGACATTAAGGCACGGTGTGACTGCTAGATATGACAGTGTTGTGGGACATTAAGGCACGGTGTGACTGCTAGATATGACAGTGTTGTGGGACATTAAGGCACGGTGTGACTGCTAGATATGACAGTGTTGTGGGACATTAAGACACGGTGTGCCTGCTAGATATGACAGTGTTGTGGGACATTAAGGCACGGTGTGACTGCTAGATATGACAGTGTTGTGGGACATTAAGGCACGGTGTGACTGCTAGATATGACAGTGTTGTGGGACATTAAGACACGGTGTGACTGCTAGATATGACAGTGTTGTGGGACATTAAGACACGGTGTGACTGCTAGATATGACAGTGTTGTGGGACATTAAGGCACGGTGTGACTGCTAGATATGACAGTGTTGTGGGACATTAAGACACGGTGTGACTGCTAGATATGACAGTGTTGTGGGACATTAAGGCACGGTGTGACTGCTAGATATGACAGTGTTGTGGGACATTAAGACACGGTGTGACTGCTAGATATGACAGTGTTGTGGGACATTAAGACACGGTGTGATTGCTAGATATGACAGTGTTGTGGGCCATTATGGCATGGTGTGACTTTGTCCTGTTTTGGTGTTCCATAGACCCTCTGCTTCTACACTGTTGACCCATGCCTTCTTCAAACAGGTAGGTCTCATCATCATCAAAATGCTGTGTTTTGGACTGGATTGCATTCTGTGGTACGGTATGGCTGACTTCGTATTCATGTATTTTTCTGTGGACTGTATGACAGGTGAAAAGGCATCATACCCGGGACTCCTTCCTCAGTCTCATGTACCCCGCGGTGCCCCTTGGAGTTTCCAGCCCCGATGACCCCCCTGTGTCCTGCCCCCCTACCCCGTCCTGCCACCCCCCCACCTCCGCCATCGCTCACCCCACAGAGGAGGTGTGGGACTTCTCATAACCCTCCTCCCTGCCCCCTTCCACCTCCGCCCCCACATCCCAAAACCTGACAACCAAGCCTAACTCAAGACAATCAAAACGATCAAAAAACAGCGAGCCCAAACCTTTCTACTGTGTTTGATTGGACTTGTCCTACCCACCTCTCTTAGCCTTTCTACTGTGTTTGATTGGACTTGTCCTACCCACCTCTCTGAGCCTTTCTACTGTGTTTGATTGGACTTGTCCTACCCACCACTCTGAGCCTTTCTACTGTGTTTGATTGGACTTGTCCTACCCACCACTCTGAGCCTTTCTACTGTGCTTTGATTGGAACTGTCCTACTCACCTCTCTGAGCCTTTCTACTGTGCTTTGATTGGACTTGTCCTACCCACCACTCTGAGCCTTTCTACTGTGTTTGATTGGACTTGTCCTACCCACCTCTCTGAGCCTTTCTACTGTGCTTTGATTGGACTTGTCCTACCCACCTCTCTGAGCCTTTCTACTGTGTTTGATTGGACTTGTCCTACCCACCTCTCTGAGCCTTTCTACTGTGTTTGATTGGACTTGTCCTACCCACCACTCTGAGCCTTTCTACTGTGCTTTGATTGGACTTGTCCTACCCACCTCTCTGAGCCTTTCTACTGTGTTTGATTGGACTTGTCCTACCCACCTCTCTGAGCCTTTCTACTGTGCTTTGATTGGAACTGTCCTACCCACCACTCTGAGCCTTTCTACTGTGCTTTGATTGGATTTGTCCTACCCACCACTCTGAGCCTTTCTACTGTGTTTGATTGGACTTGTCCTACCCACCTCTCTGAGCCTTTCTACTGTGTTTGATTGGACTTGTCCTACCCACCTCTCTGAGCCTTTCTACTGTGCTTTGATTGGAACTGTCCTACTCACCTCTCTGAGCCTTTCTACTGTGTTTGATTGGAACTGTCCTACTCACCTCTCTGAGCCTTTCTACTGTGTTTTCTAGGCTTTTATATGTTTGTTTTGAAACTCAAATAAGGGTCTGCAGGTGGATGTTTATTGTCACGAGTCTTGTCCTGGAAGCAGAACTGAGCCatttccccttagataggccagctgctGGAATAGGAGGGCGGGATTATTGAAGCTGCTCTGCCTGGATCATCCAATGAGGATCTCTGTGCCATTGGTGTGGCTGCCGGTCGACGACAATGACAACCAATGACGTTGCAGGACAGTGAGGACACACCCCATGCCAGTGAAAAAGACCTATCACTGGACTCATATGGATCGTACTACGAACAGTAATGTGAACTATTTTAGGCTATTAGACTGTGAAAGGGCATAGATAATAATGTGTCAGGGTTTGAAGAGGAAGATAACAGATAATGATATGTTATGGAGTTGGAGAGGGTATGAGTGTTAAAACACAAGTGTGCAAGCAGAGACGGTACGAGAATAGCTAGTGTGTTAGTGGAAGTTCTATGGTTATCCCTCTAGTCTTGTGAAACCAGCCTGATCTCGCGATAGCTCACATTCCCGAAGTGAAACTAAACGTGAGCTCAGCGGTCCGTCTGATTGACCAGGCTGCTATCCCTCCCCTGTACAACCAGTGAAATCCCTGTGATCAAATAAGAACTATAACACTACTGTGCTTTGAGACGCAGCTACCCTATACACGTCCTCCTAGTCGTAATAAACGTGTGGGAGGGTCCTCAATTGTATCGTTTTTATGAAATCTGTCAACTGTTTATGATACATTTATGTGGATTATTCTGTGATTGATGATTATGTGTATGAGAGATATTTTATGTATCAGTGCATATCAAACATGTTATAGCTGTATGAGCCATATAGAAGTGTTATAAATATATTCATTATCAATTTTCTAAAACAATGTCCCTTTTTTTCTTGTCTTTGGAAGTTCTGTATGGTCTTTCTCACCAACTCTGTTAAAGCCTAAATAAGCAGAAAGCTGTATAAGGGGTTATTGAAGGTTTAGGTTGGGATTGGTGGTTTTTGGCAATAATGTGTTTAGGACTGCATTGCTTGAGGTAGAAGTTGCCCCAACCACAGATCTAAGATCAGATTATCCTACCCCACATCCACTTAACCTTTAGGGAGATGAACaaatatctgaccctgtatcagtggttaggTTTGACTTCTACCCACTCATAACTACATCACTGAATAGTCTATGCCTAAAATATGGACTAGCGCTGTCGTTGTCAACCTGGGATATGTATACCACTGGGGAGACTTGGCCTTTCTCCAGGGGGATTCAGAAGACACCTCCACAACCACTGTCCCAGCGACTGTCCTGGCTGAGACGCTACGATAGAATAcaccctgtgatgtcacagaggaACCTCTCTAGTGGGTGGAGTCCATATCTCAAAAACAAACAACTAACACCTGACACCATTGGACAATGGAGACAGGAGAGAAAGCGGAGAAAGGTAAAACCACATTGTTTCTTCATTTACATCTTAGTCACTACAAAAATGCTGTGGCTTAGAAACATACCCACCACCGGTGGAGAAGAAATGATCTATGGTCTACAAATTCTATCATTTTGTCCTGGTGAGGGCTATTAGTTCATTTGATCAGCATCTCATTCTGTTTCCAGCAGCTGCGAAGGAGGCCAAGACGGACCTCAAGGATGTGGTAATGTGCATAGATATGGAAAGCTAGATAGGGATTTTGGTTAGAGTCTGCAGGCACAAACTGTCAGCCATTATTATTACACCATCttagttgtatttctatggtaACAGGGCTCTCCATAGACTCTCTTAGTTCACGTTTAGGCCTTCAGATCTGGCCACATAAACCCCTCCCTACTTATCAACAGCATGTCCTGTTATGTATACCACTCTAGTTCATAGTTCAGTCCAACCTGTGTCCTCTGATCATGGGTGTTTAGGAGATGTAGTGACAATGCCAATGACCTTACAGTCCATGTATTGACCTCTCTCTCAATCCTCTAGCCAGTCAATgtagtgacctctctctctccattcttcccTCCCTTCTCTAGCCATCGGCGGTTTTACATTTCCAGCAGGCAGCAGAGATGTTATTCTCGGCCCCGGTGCAGGCTGCTCCATGCCGGGGAAAGCTAGGCTTTAAGTGGGCGGTGCGCAGCGTCATCCTGATGACTCGCTTCTGCCGCTACTTCATGTCCCGTTCCAACTCTCGCCAATTCATGGAGTTCAACTTCCGGGAGACCATCACCAACCAGCCGGCCGGGGGAACggtgggtcgtgtgtgtgtgtgtgtaggagagtgGTACTGTTAAGGGGAAGTGATAAGGTGCTGTGTTTTGCTAGGCTAACGGGCCACCAGGTTTATGTAGTGGTCTTGATGGGAGAttgagaaagaagctacagtttTGATATCCAGAAAGACTGGAAAGTAAACATTGATTTCTGTTCTTGCAGGGTAAAAATCTGGTGTTTGACCTGAACCACTTCAAAGTGAAAGAGGTAATGTGACCGTATGAATTTAGAAGACCTATGCTGGGTATGAAAATACTGTGTTTATGACTGTAAGGAATGTTGTtctccttggtgtgtgtgtgtgtgtttctgtgttcgtgtgtatgtctttgtctctgtctgtgtgcatgaaagctatgtgtgtatgtgtgcttgtatacgtgtgtgtgtctctgtctctgtctgtgagcGTGAATgctatgtgtgaatgtgtgtgagcgtatgtgtGCTTGTATACGTGTGTGAGCATTATGTCTGGAACATTCCAGGACCGGATCCCTGTTCTGCTGGTGGAGATTATGCGGAAGTGCCCAGAGGAGCGTTCTGAGTCGGAGGTGTTGCTGGTTCACAACATGCTGAGCTCTGTGAGCATGTTTCGTCGCTACAGTGGAACCCTGCAACTCCTTCTGGCCAGGGTGGTTCGCtatcagaggttagaggtcaatCCCCTGTCAATCAATTGCAAGAAAatgagctttaaaactgcaaaatgttcttttCACCCCAAgacaaaatgtgcagaattgcaggaaataagctttaaccctgaaaaattctctccaccaacaagaggggtgtgaacagtttgtgtcatgaacagtgcttgtgcccatagaaatagatgcAACGTGCACAACGAGGCGccggatgttccccaatgctggaaagggaaaggggatacctagtcagttgtactatTGAataccttcaactgaaatgtgtcttccgcatggtcttccctgtggctcagttggtagagcatggtgtgtgcaacgccagggttgtgggttcgattcccacgggggccagtacaaaatgcatgaaatgaaatgtatgtattcactactgtaagtcgctctggataagagcgtctgctaaatgactaaaatgtaaatgtaatgaaggggggcctgagtgaaCACGTTTGGAAACCCCTGCCTTAGGGAACGCAATGGAAAATGTCTTGGTAGTAtagtccttccctgtttcagtcagtttGGTTTCTTTTAGTGCTTAATAAACACAACCCTTGTTTTAGGCTATAATAGTCCGGTAACACTTCAGTTGAAGTGGCTTCTTGTGaagtgttgtattgcctttaaacattCATAGGACTTTATAGATGCagtcattgtcacgccctgacccgagggctctctatggtgttgtaggtcagggcgtgactaggggggtgttctagtcgattatatttctatgtttgggtttgagtatggttcccaattagaggcagctgattatcattgtctctaattggggatcatacttaaggtgtccctgttcccacctgcgttgtgggatattgttttgtgtatgttgcgCCACTGATGTCACGTTTCGTTGTTGGTTTATTGGAAGTTTCActgcaaataaagatgtggaactcaacacacactgcgccttggtccgtctattATCACGACCGTGACAGTCATAGAGCTTTATACTTAACTGTACAATAAAGCATTAACCACTTAGATGTAAAGTCCCCTTCAGCTTAGGGGACCTGCGTGGTTCTGGTACTGGTTCCGACCGACATTTTTTATTATAAATCGATCTGTAGACAGCGTAGATCGAAATGGATTGCGTTGAGCGATAGCCCTGGTTCCCACGGACACAGTAGTACAAGCATTAACGAACAACAAGAAGCCATAATATCACAGCTGTTATATTTAACTATGACTGCATAAGGGACTACAAATATGTTTACAAGGCATTATAAATGCTTTACAAGTTTGTTCTTgtctaatgttctgtattatgttatgATCCATGGTTtgtgtggactccaggaagagtagctgctgcttttacaacagctaatgaggatcctaatagATAACAAATAAAGAGTTACCAATCACCCGCGCGGCTATGCCTGCAGGTTGGAGCGTCGCAGAGTGGTCATTAAGAAGGGCCATTGGGGACACAGCTTCTACTTTGTGTTCTCTGGGCTACTGGCCGTCACCAAGGACAACGACGGGAGCAGTGCCTTCGTGGATAAGGAGCCCATCCTCATCTAGAAGGGCATGAGCTTCGGGGTGAGCCCTAACAATTATATGTTTTTGTAGAAGCAATTTTTTAAGAGGCAATATCATTATCAATAGTCATAGTAGTGATAGTGGAGGTAGTAGTGGTGAGAATGGTAGTGATATTGTTTAGTGTTTAGGAAAAAGATATCTGGGTTCTTGCGAACGTCATACCTCACATACATTCAAAGCCTGATGGGCAACGCAGACGAGTAGGTTCAACCACATGAAATAGCACACCTGACCGTAGCTAGGCTACTGGCTACTGTTGTGATTATTAATGGTCAGTAACTGTTGTCTGTCAGGATGTGGCCTTGATCAAAACGCTGAGGAGGAATGCCACTGTTGTGTGCATGGAGGAGACGGAGCTCATGGTGGTCGACAAGGAAGACTTCTTCGCTAACAAGATGGATGTAGAGCTCAAGAGGGAGTTTGACTATCGCTTCAGGTTCTTCCGGTGAGATAATAGGATGTTTTACTATCGCTTCAGTTTCTTCCGATGAGATTCTGCAGCCAGAATTTTTTTAGGATCTGAATATATACCCCCTACAAACCTGTCTTTGTTGAGCACCGCTCCTACTTTCCTAAAGAGTGAAGGCCTCCCTGAATCCGTGCTACAAACCTGTCTTTGTTGAGCAGCACCACTCCGACTTTCCTACTGAAAAGCGAAGGCCAACCTGAATTCCCGCTACCAACCTGTCTTTGTTGAGCAGCACCTTGAACTCCCACTACAAACGGTGTTTGT
The Salmo salar chromosome ssa16, Ssal_v3.1, whole genome shotgun sequence DNA segment above includes these coding regions:
- the LOC123727897 gene encoding cyclic nucleotide-binding domain-containing protein 2-like isoform X3, giving the protein METGEKAEKAAAKEAKTDLKDVPSAVLHFQQAAEMLFSAPVQAAPCRGKLGFKWAVRSVILMTRFCRYFMSRSNSRQFMEFNFRETITNQPAGGTGKNLVFDLNHFKVKEDRIPVLLVEIMRKCPEERSESEVLLVHNMLSSVSMFRRYSGTLQLLLARVVRYQRLERRRVVIKKGHWGHSFYFVFSGLLAVTKDNDGSSAFVDKEPILI
- the LOC123727897 gene encoding cyclic nucleotide-binding domain-containing protein 2-like isoform X2 → METGEKAEKAAKEAKTDLKDVPSAVLHFQQAAEMLFSAPVQAAPCRGKLGFKWAVRSVILMTRFCRYFMSRSNSRQFMEFNFRETITNQPAGGTGKNLVFDLNHFKVKEDRIPVLLVEIMRKCPEERSESEVLLVHNMLSSVSMFRRYSGTLQLLLARVVRYQRLEVNPLSINCKKMSFKTAKCSFHPKTKCAELQEISFNPEKFSPPTRGV
- the LOC123727897 gene encoding cyclic nucleotide-binding domain-containing protein 2-like isoform X1, whose translation is METGEKAEKAAAKEAKTDLKDVPSAVLHFQQAAEMLFSAPVQAAPCRGKLGFKWAVRSVILMTRFCRYFMSRSNSRQFMEFNFRETITNQPAGGTGKNLVFDLNHFKVKEDRIPVLLVEIMRKCPEERSESEVLLVHNMLSSVSMFRRYSGTLQLLLARVVRYQRLEVNPLSINCKKMSFKTAKCSFHPKTKCAELQEISFNPEKFSPPTRGV